From the genome of Danio aesculapii chromosome 16, fDanAes4.1, whole genome shotgun sequence, one region includes:
- the soga3a gene encoding protein SOGA3a isoform X2, translated as MLLELKCVLEEVQSGVKREESKRGELELQYTQDRCAWELERSELKSRITQLEARGCSVAVESVRSPELGDTLKRERAEQKKLLADTHSAAMDLRCRLENSERGWMKEKSELLERFESERKEWEHQLMDMQRKIEELYSEVKAHRTGISLRPITDGQIALRLSSCSASTLSSAVTYPSDGQSFEYSEPLTQQSNASIDSQQSQLSRNASESSDLCNNDQNEEQSVAEQQAIDTAELEEILESCLKEKVGKKSWLTGQDVLLNPFRRFQSMEITCGSDKKKNNTSLNAALNEIARASEELCSYQDEKRKLPDIKRSRSESAFFQRETELVERVKNHLEMEDTVLYLKNMSEDLKSLDEQYWMNWECCNMHISQQSDDKAKQEDIKQAPPIPIRSTSWYISSPSASELESSVTERRSGTHSDRKYTSPAIVRKFEAMLQENEGKILTDSGNASSITPTDINCCQSRWSCDGSRFGSNKSSRNEPVKRCLSNADIADADHSVNQSDAENLKDLKSASHLTNISLLDSPKNERLEQKTAEFNRTLFQAGMGFRCDEDVVLNARTDCSLSLISEDTFTDSPLSYVEDNLELSDLIKRCPEENARKMETKDRFSVPVSLQQECSEIKPLQTERSTPNLADKQCKSVRSPQIQIERVREEKKSTCSTRSRILDENPWKPSTLAAYPRPAESRSNYGAVERILKCYEERSQQPSPGKKEDLMDLLEMLDKRQQPESTQRLTHTPHHKETHVNVQQCKESSVTNKKSFSRPACPAKRRLPSRWASRSSISSASSPSPPPTPPPPTVFTQRQTLAYSTFHTETVI; from the exons CTAGAAGCTCGGGGATGTAGTGTGGCAGTGGAGAGCGTGAGGAGTCCAGAACTGGGAGACACACTGAAGCGAGAGAGAGCAGAACAGAAGAAGCTACTGGCAGACACACACAGTGCGGCCATGGACCTCCGCTGCAGGCTGGAGAACAGCGAGCGAGGCTGGATGAAGGAGAAATCTGAGCTGCTGGAACGCTTCGAGAGCGAGAGGAAGGAGTGGGAGCATCAGCTCATGGACATGCAGAGGAAGATTGAGGAG TTGTACAGTGAAGTGAAGGCCCACCGTACAGGAATCTCTCTCAGACCAATTACCGATGGACAAATTGCACTAAGGCTCAGCTCATGTTCTGCCAGCACTTTATCGAGTGCAGTAACCTATCCCTCGGACGGCCAGAGCTTTGAATATTCTGAGCCTCTTACCCAGCAAAGCAATGCCAGCATCGACTCGCAACAAAGTCAACTCAGCCGAAACGCCAGTGAATCCAGCGACCTGTGCAACAACGATCAAAACGAAGAGCAAAGTGTGGCTGAACAACAGGCTATAGACACTGCAGAGCTGGAGGAAATCCTGGAAAGCTGTTTGAAAGAGAAAGTGGGGAAGAAGTCCTGGCTCACTGGACAAGATGTCCTCCTTAACCCTTTCAGACGATTTCAGAGCATGGAAATAACCTGTGGAAGTGATAAAAAGAAGAACAATACTTCCCTTAATGCG GCTCTTAATGAAATTGCCCGTGCCAGTGAAGAACTCTGTAGCTATCAGGATGAAAAGAGGAAGTTGCCTGATATTAAGAG AAGCAGAAGTGAGTCAGCATTTTTTCAGAGAGAGACGGAGTTGGTGGAGAGGGTAAAGAACCACTTGGAAATGGAAGACACGGTTTTGTACCTGAAAAACATGAGTGAAGATCTGAAATCCCTCGATGAGCAATACTGGATGAACTGGGAATGTTGTAACATGCATATATCTCAGCAAAGCGATGATAAGGCAAAACAAGAAGACATAAAACAAGCCCCGCCCATTCCAATTCGTAGTACATCTTGGTATATAAGCAGCCCTTCTGCTTCAGAATTAGAGTCAAGTGTAACAGAGCGACGCTCAGGAACGCATTCGGACAGAAAGTACACCAGTCCTGCAATCGTACGCAAATTTGAAGCGATGCTTCAAGAAAACGAGGGGAAAATTTTAACCGATTCTGGAAACGCATCATCCATTACGCCTACTGATATCAACTGCTGCCAGAGCCGCTGGTCCTGTGATGGAAGTAGATTTGGCAGCAATAAATCATCCAGGAATGAACCTGTAAAGAGATGTCTCTCCAATGCTGACATTGCAGATGCAGATCACAGTGTAAACCAAAGTGATGCAGAAAACCTAAAGGACCTCAAGAGTGCTTCTCATCTCACAAACATCTCATTACTAGACTCTCCAAAAAACGAAAGACTTGAGCAAAAAACTGCAGAGTTCAACCGGACGCTCTTCCAAGCAGGAATGGGTTTTCGCTGCGATGAGGACGTTGTTTTGAATGCACGCACAGATTGTTCTCTAAGTCTTATTTCAGAGGACACTTTTACAGACAGTCCATTGAGCTATGTTGAAGACAATCTGGAGCTTTCAGATCTCATTAAACGGTGTCCAGAAGAAAATGCACGAAAGATGGAAACAAAGGACCGGTTCTCTGTGCCTGTATCTCTGCAGCAGGAATGTAGTGAAATTAAACCTTTGCAGACTGAACGCAGTACGCCGAATTTAGCTGACAAACAATGCAAGAGTGTACGTTCACCACAAATCCAGATAGAAAGAGTTCGAGAAGAAAAAAAGTCCACGTGCAGCACCAGGTCTCGCATTCTAGATGAAAATCCATGGAAGCCTTCGACACTAGCGGCCTATCCTCGTCCAGCGGAGTCCAGGTCCAACTACGGCGCAGTTGAgagaattttaaaatgttacgAGGAAAGATCTCAGCAGCCCAGTCCGGGGAAGAAGGAAGACCTGATGGACCTCTTGGAAATGTTGGATAAGCGTCAGCAGCCTGAATCCACTCAAAGACTAACACACACACCGCACCACAAAGAGACACATGTAAACGTGCAG CAGTGCAAAGAGTCTTCTGTAACTAACAAGAAGAGCTTTTCTCGACCTGCGTGTCCTGCAAAGAGACGTTTGCCCTCTCGTTGGGCAAGCCGCTCATCCATCTCCTCTGCATCATCTCCGTCACCTCCACCAACACCACCTCCACCCACAGTCTTCACCCAGAGACAAACACTCGCCTACTCCACCTTTCACACAGAGACCGTCATCTGA